One Rosa chinensis cultivar Old Blush chromosome 5, RchiOBHm-V2, whole genome shotgun sequence genomic region harbors:
- the LOC112201654 gene encoding protein STABILIZED1, with translation MVFITSPNHRTLNLNLNPKTTTLETLKLQIQQNSHIPISQQRLFISQSLQILTQPDSTLLSDLGISPLSTLTLHIPLFGGTQPPAVPKPRLDFLNSKPPANYVAGLGRGATGFTTRSDIGPARAAPDLPDRSATTIGGAAGAAPPGVGRGRGKPEEEEEDDGEEKGYDENQKFDEFEGNDVGLFASAEYDDEDKEADAVWEAIEQRMDSRRKDRREARLKQEIEKYRASNPKITEQFANLKRQLYTVSAEEWDRIPDIGDYSARNKKRKFESFVPVPDTLFEKARQEQEHVTALDPKSRAATGTETPWSQTPVTDLTAVGDGRSTVLSLKLDRLSDSVSGLTVVDPKGYLTDLKSMKITSDAEISDIKKARLLLKSVTQTNPKHPPGWIAAARLEEVAGKIQAARQLIQKGCEECPKSEDVWLEACRLASPDGAKAVIAAGVKSIPNSVKLWMQAAKLEHDDSNKSRVLRKGLEHIPDSVRLWKAVVELANEEDARLLLQRAVECCPLHIELWLALARLETYENARKVLNKAREKLSKEPAIWITAAKLEEANGNTSTVGKIIERGIRALQREGLVIDREAWMKEAEAAERAGSVATCQAIIRNTIGIGVEEEDRKRTWVADAEECKKRGSIETARAIYAHALTVFLTKKSIWLKAAQLEKSHGTRESLDALLRKAVTYRPQAEVLWLMGAKEKWLAGDVPAARAILQEAYAAIPNSEEIWLAAFKLEFENHEPERARMLLAKARERGGTERVWMKSAIVERELGNLDEERKLLAEGLKRFPSFFKLWLMLGQLEERLNHLEKAKEAYDSGLKHCSNSIPLWLSLANLEEKMNGLSKARAVLTMARKKNPQNPELWLAAVRAELRHGNKREADILMAKALQECSNSGILWAASIEMVPRPQRKTKSMDALKKCDHDPHVIAAVAKLFWLDRKVDKARTWLNRAVTLAPDIGDFWALYYKFELQNGTDENQKDVLKRCIAAEPKHGEKWQPISKAVENSHQPTEAILKKVVVALGKEESAAENNRQ, from the coding sequence ATGGTGTTCATCACATCTCCGAACCACAGAACTCTAAACCTGAATCTCAACCCAAAAACCACCACCCTCGAAACCCTCAAGCTTCAAATCCAGCAAAACTCCCACATCCCCATCTCCCAGCAGCGCCTCTTCATCTCCCAAAGCCTCCAAATCCTAACCCAACCCGACTCCACCCTCCTCTCCGACCTCGGCATCTCCCCCCTCTCTACCCTAACCCTCCACATCCCCTTATTCGGCGGCACCCAACCCCCCGCCGTCCCCAAACCCCGCCTCGACTTCCTCAACTCCAAGCCTCCCGCCAATTATGTCGCCGGCCTCGGCCGTGGCGCCACCGGATTCACCACGCGGTCCGATATCGGGCCGGCCCGCGCCGCTCCCGACTTGCCCGATCGGTCGGCGACGACCATCGGCGGGGCTGCCGGGGCGGCTCCGCCTGGGGTGGGCCGCGGGCGCGGGAAGccggaggaagaggaggaagacgaCGGCGAGGAGAAGGGTTACGATGAGAATCAGAAATTCGATGAGTTCGAAGGAAACGACGTCGGTTTGTTCGCGTCGGCGGAGTACGACGACGAGGATAAGGAGGCCGATGCGGTGTGGGAAGCCATTGAGCAGAGAATGGACTCGAGGAGAAAGGATAGGAGAGAAGCAAGGTTGAAACAAGAGATTGAGAAGTACAGAGCTTCGAATCCGAAAATCACAGAGCAGTTTGCGAATCTGAAGAGGCAGCTGTATACAGTTTCGGCTGAGGAATGGGATCGCATACCGGACATTGGGGATTACTCAGCCAGGAATAAGAAGAGGAAGTTTGAGAGCTTTGTGCCGGTGCCCGATACTCTTTTCGAGAAGGCTAGGCAGGAACAGGAGCATGTTACTGCATTGGACCCCAAGAGTAGGGCGGCCACCGGTACAGAGACGCCGTGGTCGCAAACGCCGGTTACGGATTTGACTGCAGTGGGGGATGGTAGAAGTACTGTGTTGTCTTTGAAGTTAGATAGGCTTTCGGAttctgtttctgggttgacagttGTGGACCCTAAGGGTTATCTCACTGATCTTAAGAGTATGAAGATTACCAGTGATGCGGAGATTTCAGATATAAAGAAGGCTAGATTGCTGTTAAAGAGTGTGACGCAGACTAATCCGAAGCATCCACCGGGTTGGATTGCGGCTGCGAGGTTGGAGGAAGTGGCGGGGAAGATTCAGGCAGCAAGGCAATTGATCCAGAAAGGGTGTGAGGAATGTCCCAAGAGTGAGGATGTGTGGTTGGAGGCATGTAGGCTTGCCAGTCCTGACGGAGCCAAGGCTGTGATTGCTGCTGGAGTCAAGTCTATACCAAATTCAGTCAAGCTGTGGATGCAGGCGGCGAAATTGGAGCATGATGACTCGAATAAGAGTAGGGTGTTGAGGAAAGGGTTGGAACACATTCCTGATTCTGTTAGGCTGTGGAAGGCGGTGGTGGAGCTGGCAAATGAGGAGGATGCCAGACTTTTGCTTCAGAGGGCTGTGGAGTGTTGTCCCTTGCACATTGAGTTGTGGCTTGCACTAGCGAGATTGGAAACTTATGAAAATGCCAGGAAGGTCCTTAACAAGGCCCGCGAGAAGCTTTCGAAGGAGCCTGCCATTTGGATTACTGCAGCAAAGTTGGAAGAAGCTAATGGGAATACATCAACAGTTGGGAAGATTATTGAAAGGGGTATAAGGGCTTTGCAAAGAGAGGGGTTGGTGATTGATAGAGAAGCATGGATGAAGGAGGCTGAAGCTGCTGAGCGTGCAGGGTCTGTGGCAACTTGCCAAGCCATTATTCGGAACACAATTGGGATTGGTGTGGAGGAAGAAGATAGGAAGAGGACATGGGTTGCTGATGCAGAGGAGTGCAAGAAACGTGGTTCCATTGAAACAGCCAGAGCTATCTATGCGCATGCACTCACTGTCTTCTTGACTAAGAAGAGCATATGGCTTAAAGCAGCACAGCTTGAAAAGAGCCATGGGACAAGGGAATCTCTTGATGCCCTGCTTCGGAAAGCAGTTACCTACCGACCACAGGCTGAAGTCTTATGGCTTATGGGTGCTAAGGAGAAGTGGCTTGCTGGGGACGTGCCTGCTGCCCGTGCAATCCTCCAAGAAGCTTATGCTGCCATTCCGAATTCTGAAGAAATTTGGCTTGCTGCGTTTAAGCTTGAATTTGAGAATCATGAACCTGAGAGAGCTAGGATGCTTCTTGCCAAAGCCCGAGAAAGGGGAGGAACAGAGAGAGTATGGATGAAATCAGCAATCGTTGAAAGAGAATTAGGGAACCTCGATGAGGAGAGGAAGTTGCTTGCTGAAGGATTGAAGCGCTTCCCTTCGTTCTTTAAATTGTGGTTGATGCTTGGACAGCTAGAGGAACGGCTTAACCATTTGGAAAAAGCCAAGGAGGCTTATGACTCGGGTCTTAAGCACTGCTCCAATTCTATACCACTCTGGCTTTCTCTTGCAAATCTTGAAGAGAAGATGAATGGGCTGAGTAAAGCTCGTGCAGTTCTTACGATGGCCAGGAAGAAAAATCCTCAGAACCCTGAACTGTGGCTTGCTGCTGTTCGAGCTGAATTGAGGCATGGTAATAAGAGGGAAGCTGATATTTTGATGGCAAAGGCCTTGCAGGAGTGTTCCAATAGTGGTATCTTGTGGGCAGCTTCTATTGAGATGGTACCCCGTCCCCAAAGGAAGACCAAAAGTATGGATGCTCTCAAGAAATGTGATCACGATCCCCATGTCATTGCTGCTGTGGCCAAGTTATTCTGGCTCGACAGGAAGGTTGACAAGGCTAGGACTTGGCTCAACAGGGCAGTGACACTTGCCCCAGATATTGGAGATTTCTGGGCTTTATACTACAAATTTGAACTTCAGAATGGGACTGACGAGAACCAGAAGGATGTACTGAAAAGATGCATTGCTGCAGAACCAAAGCATGGTGAAAAATGGCAACCTATTTCGAAGGCAGTGGAGAACTCTCACCAACCAACTGAAGCTATCTTGAAGAAGGTGGTTGTTGCCCTTGGCAAGGAAGAGAGTGCAGCTGAAAATAATAGACAGTAG
- the LOC112202374 gene encoding protein SET DOMAIN GROUP 41 isoform X2: MSTTAPRLRFSPPPLQGRASPSPPPPFLPLHLPPRRLLRPPRRPPPPPLPSRHLSPALPRISGLLTNRLRFIDHDDDLRIRDGARAMFLARTMRDAQDDDAVLEEAVLCLVLVLTNAVEVQDNTGRTLGIAVYDSCFSWINHSCSPNACYRFLLSSPPQCAETPLRIVPAGQIESGVCSKNLLTKECGKYGPRVIVRSIKRINRGDEVTITYTDLLQPKAMRQSELWSRYRFVCSCKRCSASPLTYVDHALEDIYAVNFNSSRLSSDISFNRDKATERLTDYIDDAIADYLSIGNPESSCQRLEQVLTQGLSDNQQEGNEEKSELAYWLNPLHHLSLNAYTTLASATSAAYSLLLAGAAHHLFNSESSIVVNVAHFWTIAGDSLLNLAKSSLWSEINRWDLPVSDHLELYRIAKYKCPKCSLMDKFETYSFHDPVKQADFEHASKEFLDCVTNLTQKVWYFLVQGCRYLGLCKNPIDFCWLDTSKYSSECEVLTQSTGTNCGNKRSFSGSEAEEDTNQLRMYVLYLGVHCLLYGEFLASICYGRYSHLTCHVHNILDREEKSSNPCH; this comes from the exons ATGTCCACTACTGCTCCCCGCCTCCGATTCTCCCCTCCACCTCTCCAGGGCCGAGCCtcgccttctcctcctcctccattccTACCCCTCCACCTACCCCCACGGCGACTCCTCCGACCTCCGCGCCGCCCTCCGCCTCCTCCACTCCCTTCCCGCCACCTCTCCCCCGCTCTTCCCCGCATCTCCGGCCTCCTGACCAACCGCCTCAGATTCATTGACCACGATGATGACCTCAGAATTCGCGACGGCGCCAGGGCTATGTTTCTCGCCAGGACAATGCGGGACGCTCAGGACGACGACGCCGTTTTGGAGGAGGCTGTGCTGTGCCTGGTCCTGGTCCTGACCAACGCCGTCGAGGTCCAGGATAACACCGGCCGCACCCTCGGAATTGCAGTGTACGATTCCTGCTTCTCTTGGATCAACCACAGCTGTTCTCCCAATGCCTGTTACCGCTTTCTGCTGTCCTCGCCGCCGCAGTGCGCCGAGACGCCGCTGCGTATTGTCCCCGCCGGCCAA ATTGAGAGTGGTGTTTGTAGCAAGAATTTGTTAACAAAAG AATGCGGGAAATATGGTCCAAGAGTGATAGTTAGGAGCATCAAGAGAATCAATAGGGGAGACGAAGTCACTATTACGTACACTGACTTGTTGCAACCAAAG GCTATGAGGCAGTCTGAATTATGGTCAAGGTATCGGTTTGTGTGCTCATGTAAGAGATGTAGTGCATCACCCCTAACTTATGTCGACCATGCTTTGGAG GATATCTATGCAGTCAATTTCAACTCTTCCAGATTGAGTTCAGATATTAGCTTCAATAGAGACAAGGCAACTGAAAGATTGACTGATTACATTGATGATGCTATAGCTGACTATCTGTCAATTGGTAATCCTGAATCTTCTTGTCAGAGGCTTGAGCAGGTACTCACACAAGGTCTTTCTGATAACCAGCAAGAgggaaatgaagaaaaatcagaGTTAGCTTACTGGTTGAACCCATTGCATCACCTCTCTCTAAATGCGTACACCACATTGGCTTCAGC GACAAGCGCGGCATACTCATTGTTGCTCGCAGGCGCAGCTCACCATCTCTTTAACTCTGAATCTTCCATAGTTGTAAATGTTGCACATTTCTGGACGATCGCTGGGGATTCCTTGCTAAATCTTGCTAAGAGCTCACTCTGGAGTGAGATAAACAGATGGGATTTGCCTGTGTCAGACCACTTGGAACTATACCGTATTGCAAAATACAAATGTCCAAAGTGCTCATTGATGGATAAATTTGAAACTTATTCATTTCATGATCCAGTGAAGCAAGCAGATTTTGAACATGCATCGAAGGAGTTTCTTGATTGTGTCACTAACTTAACACAAAAAGTTTGGTATTTTCTGGTTCAAGGTTGCCGCTATCTGGGACTTTGTAAGAATCCTATAGATTTTTGCTGGCTTGACACTTCAAAATATTCAAGTGAATGTGAAGTTCTTACTCAGTCTACTGGTACTAACTGTGGGAATAAAAGAAGTTTTTCTGGAAGTGAAGCAGAGGAAGACACCAACCAGTTAAGGATGTATGTTTTATATCTCGGTGTCCATTGCTTACTATATGGAGAATTTCTTGCGAGCATATGTTATGGTAGGTATTCCCATTTGACTTGTCATGTTCATAACATTTTAGATCGTGAAGAGAAATCATCAAATCCTTGTCATTGA
- the LOC112202374 gene encoding protein SET DOMAIN GROUP 41 isoform X3: MSTTAPRLRFSPPPLQGRASPSPPPPFLPLHLPPRRLLRPPRRPPPPPLPSRHLSPALPRISGLLTNRLRFIDHDDDLRIRDGARAMFLARTMRDAQDDDAVLEEAVLCLVLVLTNAVEVQDNTGRTLGIAVYDSCFSWINHSCSPNACYRFLLSSPPQCAETPLRIVPAGQIESGVCSKNLLTKECGKYGPRVIVRSIKRINRGDEVTITYTDLLQPKDIYAVNFNSSRLSSDISFNRDKATERLTDYIDDAIADYLSIGNPESSCQRLEQVLTQGLSDNQQEGNEEKSELAYWLNPLHHLSLNAYTTLASAYKILADDQLTLSSSIESIGNHVMKAFGMSRTSAAYSLLLAGAAHHLFNSESSIVVNVAHFWTIAGDSLLNLAKSSLWSEINRWDLPVSDHLELYRIAKYKCPKCSLMDKFETYSFHDPVKQADFEHASKEFLDCVTNLTQKVWYFLVQGCRYLGLCKNPIDFCWLDTSKYSSECEVLTQSTGTNCGNKRSFSGSEAEEDTNQLRMYVLYLGVHCLLYGEFLASICYGRYSHLTCHVHNILDREEKSSNPCH; encoded by the exons ATGTCCACTACTGCTCCCCGCCTCCGATTCTCCCCTCCACCTCTCCAGGGCCGAGCCtcgccttctcctcctcctccattccTACCCCTCCACCTACCCCCACGGCGACTCCTCCGACCTCCGCGCCGCCCTCCGCCTCCTCCACTCCCTTCCCGCCACCTCTCCCCCGCTCTTCCCCGCATCTCCGGCCTCCTGACCAACCGCCTCAGATTCATTGACCACGATGATGACCTCAGAATTCGCGACGGCGCCAGGGCTATGTTTCTCGCCAGGACAATGCGGGACGCTCAGGACGACGACGCCGTTTTGGAGGAGGCTGTGCTGTGCCTGGTCCTGGTCCTGACCAACGCCGTCGAGGTCCAGGATAACACCGGCCGCACCCTCGGAATTGCAGTGTACGATTCCTGCTTCTCTTGGATCAACCACAGCTGTTCTCCCAATGCCTGTTACCGCTTTCTGCTGTCCTCGCCGCCGCAGTGCGCCGAGACGCCGCTGCGTATTGTCCCCGCCGGCCAA ATTGAGAGTGGTGTTTGTAGCAAGAATTTGTTAACAAAAG AATGCGGGAAATATGGTCCAAGAGTGATAGTTAGGAGCATCAAGAGAATCAATAGGGGAGACGAAGTCACTATTACGTACACTGACTTGTTGCAACCAAAG GATATCTATGCAGTCAATTTCAACTCTTCCAGATTGAGTTCAGATATTAGCTTCAATAGAGACAAGGCAACTGAAAGATTGACTGATTACATTGATGATGCTATAGCTGACTATCTGTCAATTGGTAATCCTGAATCTTCTTGTCAGAGGCTTGAGCAGGTACTCACACAAGGTCTTTCTGATAACCAGCAAGAgggaaatgaagaaaaatcagaGTTAGCTTACTGGTTGAACCCATTGCATCACCTCTCTCTAAATGCGTACACCACATTGGCTTCAGCGTATAAAATCCTTGCAGATGACCAATTAACTTTATCTTCTTCAATAGAGTCAATAGGCAATCATGTAATGAAAGCTTTTGGCATGAGCAGGACAAGCGCGGCATACTCATTGTTGCTCGCAGGCGCAGCTCACCATCTCTTTAACTCTGAATCTTCCATAGTTGTAAATGTTGCACATTTCTGGACGATCGCTGGGGATTCCTTGCTAAATCTTGCTAAGAGCTCACTCTGGAGTGAGATAAACAGATGGGATTTGCCTGTGTCAGACCACTTGGAACTATACCGTATTGCAAAATACAAATGTCCAAAGTGCTCATTGATGGATAAATTTGAAACTTATTCATTTCATGATCCAGTGAAGCAAGCAGATTTTGAACATGCATCGAAGGAGTTTCTTGATTGTGTCACTAACTTAACACAAAAAGTTTGGTATTTTCTGGTTCAAGGTTGCCGCTATCTGGGACTTTGTAAGAATCCTATAGATTTTTGCTGGCTTGACACTTCAAAATATTCAAGTGAATGTGAAGTTCTTACTCAGTCTACTGGTACTAACTGTGGGAATAAAAGAAGTTTTTCTGGAAGTGAAGCAGAGGAAGACACCAACCAGTTAAGGATGTATGTTTTATATCTCGGTGTCCATTGCTTACTATATGGAGAATTTCTTGCGAGCATATGTTATGGTAGGTATTCCCATTTGACTTGTCATGTTCATAACATTTTAGATCGTGAAGAGAAATCATCAAATCCTTGTCATTGA
- the LOC112202374 gene encoding protein SET DOMAIN GROUP 41 isoform X1, translated as MSTTAPRLRFSPPPLQGRASPSPPPPFLPLHLPPRRLLRPPRRPPPPPLPSRHLSPALPRISGLLTNRLRFIDHDDDLRIRDGARAMFLARTMRDAQDDDAVLEEAVLCLVLVLTNAVEVQDNTGRTLGIAVYDSCFSWINHSCSPNACYRFLLSSPPQCAETPLRIVPAGQIESGVCSKNLLTKECGKYGPRVIVRSIKRINRGDEVTITYTDLLQPKAMRQSELWSRYRFVCSCKRCSASPLTYVDHALEDIYAVNFNSSRLSSDISFNRDKATERLTDYIDDAIADYLSIGNPESSCQRLEQVLTQGLSDNQQEGNEEKSELAYWLNPLHHLSLNAYTTLASAYKILADDQLTLSSSIESIGNHVMKAFGMSRTSAAYSLLLAGAAHHLFNSESSIVVNVAHFWTIAGDSLLNLAKSSLWSEINRWDLPVSDHLELYRIAKYKCPKCSLMDKFETYSFHDPVKQADFEHASKEFLDCVTNLTQKVWYFLVQGCRYLGLCKNPIDFCWLDTSKYSSECEVLTQSTGTNCGNKRSFSGSEAEEDTNQLRMYVLYLGVHCLLYGEFLASICYGRYSHLTCHVHNILDREEKSSNPCH; from the exons ATGTCCACTACTGCTCCCCGCCTCCGATTCTCCCCTCCACCTCTCCAGGGCCGAGCCtcgccttctcctcctcctccattccTACCCCTCCACCTACCCCCACGGCGACTCCTCCGACCTCCGCGCCGCCCTCCGCCTCCTCCACTCCCTTCCCGCCACCTCTCCCCCGCTCTTCCCCGCATCTCCGGCCTCCTGACCAACCGCCTCAGATTCATTGACCACGATGATGACCTCAGAATTCGCGACGGCGCCAGGGCTATGTTTCTCGCCAGGACAATGCGGGACGCTCAGGACGACGACGCCGTTTTGGAGGAGGCTGTGCTGTGCCTGGTCCTGGTCCTGACCAACGCCGTCGAGGTCCAGGATAACACCGGCCGCACCCTCGGAATTGCAGTGTACGATTCCTGCTTCTCTTGGATCAACCACAGCTGTTCTCCCAATGCCTGTTACCGCTTTCTGCTGTCCTCGCCGCCGCAGTGCGCCGAGACGCCGCTGCGTATTGTCCCCGCCGGCCAA ATTGAGAGTGGTGTTTGTAGCAAGAATTTGTTAACAAAAG AATGCGGGAAATATGGTCCAAGAGTGATAGTTAGGAGCATCAAGAGAATCAATAGGGGAGACGAAGTCACTATTACGTACACTGACTTGTTGCAACCAAAG GCTATGAGGCAGTCTGAATTATGGTCAAGGTATCGGTTTGTGTGCTCATGTAAGAGATGTAGTGCATCACCCCTAACTTATGTCGACCATGCTTTGGAG GATATCTATGCAGTCAATTTCAACTCTTCCAGATTGAGTTCAGATATTAGCTTCAATAGAGACAAGGCAACTGAAAGATTGACTGATTACATTGATGATGCTATAGCTGACTATCTGTCAATTGGTAATCCTGAATCTTCTTGTCAGAGGCTTGAGCAGGTACTCACACAAGGTCTTTCTGATAACCAGCAAGAgggaaatgaagaaaaatcagaGTTAGCTTACTGGTTGAACCCATTGCATCACCTCTCTCTAAATGCGTACACCACATTGGCTTCAGCGTATAAAATCCTTGCAGATGACCAATTAACTTTATCTTCTTCAATAGAGTCAATAGGCAATCATGTAATGAAAGCTTTTGGCATGAGCAGGACAAGCGCGGCATACTCATTGTTGCTCGCAGGCGCAGCTCACCATCTCTTTAACTCTGAATCTTCCATAGTTGTAAATGTTGCACATTTCTGGACGATCGCTGGGGATTCCTTGCTAAATCTTGCTAAGAGCTCACTCTGGAGTGAGATAAACAGATGGGATTTGCCTGTGTCAGACCACTTGGAACTATACCGTATTGCAAAATACAAATGTCCAAAGTGCTCATTGATGGATAAATTTGAAACTTATTCATTTCATGATCCAGTGAAGCAAGCAGATTTTGAACATGCATCGAAGGAGTTTCTTGATTGTGTCACTAACTTAACACAAAAAGTTTGGTATTTTCTGGTTCAAGGTTGCCGCTATCTGGGACTTTGTAAGAATCCTATAGATTTTTGCTGGCTTGACACTTCAAAATATTCAAGTGAATGTGAAGTTCTTACTCAGTCTACTGGTACTAACTGTGGGAATAAAAGAAGTTTTTCTGGAAGTGAAGCAGAGGAAGACACCAACCAGTTAAGGATGTATGTTTTATATCTCGGTGTCCATTGCTTACTATATGGAGAATTTCTTGCGAGCATATGTTATGGTAGGTATTCCCATTTGACTTGTCATGTTCATAACATTTTAGATCGTGAAGAGAAATCATCAAATCCTTGTCATTGA